The following proteins come from a genomic window of Alnus glutinosa chromosome 10, dhAlnGlut1.1, whole genome shotgun sequence:
- the LOC133879862 gene encoding RING-H2 finger protein ATL70-like, with protein MDHNKNGLIFAVGFPLSVLLISLFLTIASYLCTPNNDNPSHDDQNIDQNFVAIELDCGLEEATLHSFPKLLYYQFNLKKSSSDSIASCCSICLVDYKEIDVLQLLPGCGHFFHLKCVNPWLRLCPSCPLCWKSLIVAPVVSPLVDQKPPLATQQDQL; from the coding sequence ATGGATCATAACAAAAATGGGCTTATTTTTGCCGTCGGATTCCCTCTGAGTGTTCTTCTGATATCTCTCTTCTTAACCATTGCTTCCTATCTCTGCACCCCCAACAACGATAACCCATCTCATGATGATCAAAACATTGACCAAAACTTTGTCGCCATTGAGTTAGACTGCGGCCTTGAAGAAGCAACTCTTCACAGCTTCCCAAAGCTCCTCTACTACCAATTCAATCTCAAGAAAAGCAGCTCAGATAGCATCGCTTCTTGTTGCTCCATCTGCTTGGTGGATTACAAAGAAATTGACGTGCTTCAATTGCTACCTGGTTGCGGCCATTTCTTCCATCTCAAGTGCGTCAACCCTTGGTTAAGGTTGTGTCCTTCCTGCCCGCTGTGTTGGAAGTCGCTAATTGTAGCTCCGGTAGTGTCTCCTCTCGTTGATCAAAAGCCTCCCTTGGCAACTCAGCAAGATCAGCTCTAG